ggagtgccgcactgtcggaggggcagtactgagggagcgccgcactgtcggaggggcagtactgagggagcaccgcattgtcggaggggcagtactgagggagtgccgcactgttggaggggcagtactgagggagcgccgcactgtcggaggggcagtactgagggagcgccgcactgtcggaggggcagtactgagggagcgccgcactgtcggaggggcagtactgagggagcgccgcactgtcggaggggcagtactgagggagtgcaacattgtcggaggggcagtactgagggagtgccacactgtcggaggggcagtactgagggagtgccgcactgtcggaggggcagtactgagggagcgccgcactgtcggaggggcagtactgagggagtgccgcactgtcgggagtgccacattgtcggaggggcagtactgagggagcgccgcactgtcggaggggcagtactgagggagcgccgcactgtcggaggggcagtactgagggagtgccgtactgtcggaggggcagtactgagggagcgccgcactgtcggaggggcagtactgagggagtgcctcactgtcggaggggcagtactgagggagtgccgtactgtcggaggggcagtactgagggagtgccgtactgtcggaggggcagtactgagggagcgccgcactgtcggaggggaagtactgagagagcgcctcactgtcggaggggcagtactgagggagcgcctcactgtcggaggggcagtactgagggagtgccgcactgtctttctaatgagacgttaaaccccgtctgctctctcaggtggatgtaaaagatcccacagccaatattttgaagaagagcagggggagttctccccagtgtcctggggctaatatttatccctcaatcaacgtcactgaaacagatgatctgggtcattatcacatcgctgtttgtgggagcttgctgtgcgcaaattggctgccgcatttcccacattacaacagtgactacactcaaaaataagcacttcattggctgtaaagtgctttgggacctccggtggtcgtgaaaggcgctatataaacgggaGTCTTagttttctttcttttccttgAACCCATGTCGATGGTGCATTTTCCCATTCAGCTGATTCGGAAGCCCCTTGACTACATCACTTCAATCTTCCATTCCTACATCCAACTCGGATATAaggcacccccccccacactgaaattCGCATGTCACACACACTCAGATTGCTGTGCAGGATTTGTGGCTGGCCTtgttagaatcagagaaatttacagcacggaaggaggccatttcggcccatcgtgtccgctccggccgaccaagagccacccggcctaatcccactttcccgctctcggtccgtagccctgtcggttacaagtgcacatccaagtactttttaaatgtggtgagggtttctgcctctaccaccctttcaggccgtgagttccgccccagaccccaaccaccctctgggtgaagacatttccccacaaatcccctctaaacctccccccaattactttaaatctgtgccccctggttgttgacccctctgccaagggaaacaggtccgtcctgtccactctatccaggcccctcatcattttatacacctcaataatgtttaccctcagcctcctctgttccaaagaaaacaaccccagcctatccagtctttcctcacagctaaaattctccagtcctggcaacatcctcgtaaatctcctctgtaccctctccagtgcaatcacatccttcctgtaatgtggtgaccagagctgcacgcagtactccagctgtggcctaactagtgttgtatacagttcaagcgtaacctccctgctcgtGTATTGTGCGCCCTCTGTGGGGGGTTGAAGGGGTGAAGGGTCACTCACCTGGCCCAGGAACTGCTCGTCGGTCAAGGTCAGGATGTAGCTGATGGTGGAGGTCTCGTAGTCCAGGCAGAGtcgggacagcagcagcagcagccccggGGGCGTGGCTCCCTTCTCGCCCGCCGTCTCGCAGAACTGGCGCGCCGTGTGGCAGATGTACTTGATGAAGTTGACGATGAGCCCCTCCCGAACGCCCTGGCTGCAGAACTCCCcctggagagggacagagacacacagagcgcgTCAGTCAATGGGGAGCGACACCAGCAaacacccgctccgacccgaccCGAAACAGTGCTGCCTCTTGCCGGAGAGCGGCTCCAGCGGGTTCCCGCTCCCTCGCCCGTCCCCCGTGCCACAGCCAATCGGCTGTTCGACCAGGGGGGGCGCGGGCGATCCTGTCCACACCCGCCATCCACAAGCACGCGGCGTTctagtgtcagccgtagctcagtgggtaccTCTCTCGCCTCTGGGccagagggtcgtgggttcaagtcccacttccattgactcgagcacaaaatctaagtgcagtgccgagggagcgccgcactgtcggaggggcggtgccgagggagcgccgcactgtcggaggggcggtgccgagggagcgccgcactgtcggaggggcggtgccgagggagcgccgcactgtcggaggggcggtgccgagggagcgccgcactgtcggaggggcaatatgaTCATTGCAAATCCTctagctcaacaccatattcccgtttttttccccataccccttgatgccttttgtgtataaaacccaactggttcactaatgcccttcagggaagaaaCCTGCCACCTTTACCCACCCCGGGCTTGTACGTGCCTCGTCGAACGTGGAAGTGTTCGACTATGAAATGCCATctgtattgtcctatgaggagagattaagcagACTAgggcgatattctctggagtttagaagaatgagagacgatctcactgaaacagacacaattcttacaggggcttgacagggtagatgcagggaggatgtttcccccgggctggggagtctagaaccagggggtcacacagtctcaggataaggggtcggccatttaggactgagatgaggaggaatttcttcactttggaattctctgccccagagggctgtggaggcttagtcgttgagtattcaaggctgagatcgctagagtttgggatgttaagggaatcaagggatcgggcgggaaagtggagttgaggtcgatgatcagctgtgatcttattgaatggcagagcaggctcgaggggccgaatggccgactccagctcctaattcttatgttcttatgaagcagcTTGACGAACCACTCAATTGTACAGCCACCAATGTGTCCTAGAAATTCtttttggtgcggggggggggggggggcatagaaacacagaaaataggtgcaggagtaggccattcagcccttcgagcctgcaccaccattcaataagatcatggctgatcattcacctcagtaccccattcctgctttctctccataccccttgatccctttagccgtaagggccacatctaactccctcttgaatatatccaatgaactggcatcaacaactctctgtggtagggaattccacaggttaacaactctctgagtgaagaagtttctcctcatctcagtcctaaatggcttaccccttatccttaggctatgtcccctggttctgaatttccccaacgtcgggaacattcttcctgcatctaacctgtccagtcctgtcacaattttatgtttctatgagatcccctctcatccttctaaactccagtgaatacaggcccagtcgatccagtctctcctcatatgtcagtcctgccatcccgggaatcagtctggtgaacctttgctgcactctctcaatagcaagaacgtccttcctcagattaggagaccaaaactgaacacaatattccaggtgaggcctcaccaaggctctgtacaactgcagtaagacttccctgctccctagctatgaaggccaacataccatttgccttcttcactgtctgctgtacctgcatgccaactttcaatgatgtaccatgacacccaggtctcgttgcacctccccttttcctaatgtgccgccattcagataatattctgccttcgtgtttttgccaccaaagtggataacctcacatttatccacattatactgcatctgccatgtatttgctcactcacctaacctgtccaagtcaccctgcagcctcttagcacactgccacccagcttagtgtcatctgcaaacttggagaaattacactcaattccttcatctaaatcattaatgtatattgtaaatagctggggtcccagcactgagccctgcggcactccactagtcactgcctgccattctgaaaaggacccgtttatcccgactctctgcttcctgtctgccaaccagttctcgatccacgtcagtacattacccccaataccacgtgctttaattttgcacaccaatctcttgtgtgggaccttatcaaaagccttttgaaagtccaaatacaccacatccactggttctcccttgtccactctaccagttacatcctcaaaaaattctagaagattcatcaagggatgatttccctttcataaatccatgctaacttggactgatcctgtcacaggtttccaaatgcgctgctatttcatccttaataattgattctaacattttccacactactgatgtcaggctaaccggtctataattacccgtttctctctcctttcttaaaaagtggtgttacattagctaccctccagtccataggaactgatccagagtcgatagactgttggaaaatgatcaccaatgcatccactatttctaagggcacttccttaagtactctgggatgcagactatcaggccccggggatttatcggccttcaatcccatcaacttcccgaacacaatttcctgcctagtaaggatttccttcagttcctccttctcactagaccctcagtcccctagtatttccggaagattatttgtgagttccttcgtgaagacagaaccaacgtatttgtttaactggtccgccatttctttgttccccattataaattcacctgaatctgactgcaagggaccaacgtttgtcttcactaatctttttctcttcacatatctatagaagcttttgcagtcagtttttatgttcccagcaagcttcctctcatacactattttccctctcctaattaaatcctttgtccttctctgctgaattctaaatttgtcccttCACAGTTCCGCGCATGTGCAAACTTTAACAGTGCAAAGGGCGGTCACGGGAGAGCTGCGCGACCAGGGCAGTTTACAGGGGGGACCTTAGTCACCACATTTACAGCGCTagtgaggatgggcaataaatgctggccttgccatcgaaAGGGACGGAGAATAAAACCGCGGTCCCTGTGATTCAGTCCCACTGTACCATGGAacacaagaaatgggagcaggagtcggccattcggcccctcgagcctgctccgccattcaatgagatcacggctgatcttcgacctcaactccattttccccgcccgatcccttgattcccttaatatccaaaaatctcgcgatcccagccttgaatatactcagagactgagcctccacagtcctctgggtcagagagttccaaagattcaccaccctctgggtggtgaagaaattcctcctcatctcagtcctaaatggccgaccccttatcctgagactgtgcgacccctggttctagactccccagcccggggggaaacaccctccctacatctaccctgtcaagccccctgtaagaattgtgtacgtttcaatgagatcacctctcattcttctaaactccagagaatatcggcctagtctgctcaatctctcctcatgggacaatctccCTGTGATagaactccacctagtggactactgatgtaatacaaCTACTGACGTATTGATAATacaaggtcatgtggcaaggtcacacgatcacagttcttgttagggagccatcttgtgtgcgtgcgtgcgtgcgtgtgcgcTTGTACCCTCCCCCTGCCCAGGAATCAGCCTTTGTTGCACACCCTCAaagacaagtatatcctcccttaggtaaggagaccaaaactgtgcacaatactccaggtgcggtctcaccagggccctgtatagacAAGTATGCCTTTCCTGTGGGGGTGGGAGATGTGGAAACCGTGTGTGGGCGGTCACCTTGAAGTAGGGCTTATTGGAGAAGGTGATGTCTTTGGCGGTGAAGAGGTGGACATAGGCCAGGACCGACTTGATTTGGTTGAGGATGGCCGCGGAGATGGTGGCCAACAGCTCGGCCAGGTTGGCGCCGTCCTTGCCCAGCAGCCGGGGGGCGGCCAGGGACTGGCGCACGTCGGTCAGGCAGTCGGCGAAGAAGCTCTGCAGGGCCTGCAGGTACTGGCGGATCCGCTCCTCTGCCGCCCGCACCACGATCTCGGTGCCCTCGGCGGTGATGTCGGAGGCGGGCAGCAGCTTGGCCACCGCCTGCAGCCGCCGGTGGAAGCGGTCCAAGCCACGCACCAGCAGCGAGTTGTCGCCCACCCCCCGCTCCGCCCGGATCCGCCGCTCCACCAGCCCGAAGTAGCGGCCCATCAGCCGGCGCACGAAGGCCACCAGCTTGGCGCTGGCCATGCGGGCCACGGTGCCGGCCCCCTCTGCCGGCGCCGGGGGCCGGTTGACGAACAGGTCCTGGTACGAGGCGATGACCAGGCAGGTGTTGCCGATGAAGCCGTTGCAGCCCTTGTCGGTGAACTCCAGGATGTCGGAGAGCGGGGCCCCCTGCAGCTCCGGGCCCGCCGGCCCCAGCTCGTCCTCCAGTGCCGTCAGGTCCTCGACCAGCCGGGACTGGGCGTGCGTCAGGAACTCGTCACACAGCTCCTCCGCCGGCTCCTCCAGCTGCAACAGGAGCTCCACACACTCGGCCAGCTCCTTGGCGCTCGAGCCACCGTCCCTGCGGCAAACAGAGCACAGTGTCACGCGCGCCGGGCATTTTCAGCTCGCGATCAATCCCCACCCGCTCTAATCCCGAGGAAGGTTGGTTTAGCCGGGGACAGGGCAGAGATACAGCAGACAGCTGAATGGACGGTCTGAATCACAGTGACAAAGAcccgcatttaaatagcgcctttcccgTCCgccacaaagcgcttcacagccaaatgaagtactttcggattgCGGCCGCTGTTGCaacgtgggaaatgcggcagccaattggcgcacagcaagctcccacaaatagcaacgtgatcaCCAccggatcatctgtttcagtgatgttggtggagggataaatattggtcccaggacaccggggagaactcccccctgctTTGCTTTGAAatggtggccgtgggatcttttacatccacccgagagggcagacggggcctcggtttaacgtctcatccaaaagccggCCATGAGCTCCTCGCAGTTGGGAGGGTGTTTCCctcccccctgggctggggagtctagaaccagggggtcacacagtctcaggataagggggcggccatttaggactgagatgcggagaaatttcttcactcggagggttgtgaatctttggagttctctgccccagagggctgtggaggctcagtcgttgagtatactcacggcaaagatcgacagatttttgaactctaagggaatcaagggatcgggcgggaaagtggagttgaggtcgaagatcggccgtgatcttattgattggcggagcaggctcgaggggccgaatggccgactcctgctccttatatTCTTGTATACTATTGCTATTTATGTACAATAGGGTCAGGGATGCAAGAAAAAACAGTAGATAAGCAGATAAATCGCCAgtaccggatgaaatatatccgaggctattaaacgaagcaaaggaggaaattgcagaggctctgaccatcattccaATCCTACCTGGCTACGGGAGTTGTGCCAGAGGAGAAGTCATGGGAcatgaggatcgggcgggaaagtggagttgaggtagaagatcagccgtgaccttattgattggcagagcaggctcgaggggccgtgtgacctcctcctgctcctaattcttatgttgttgtgAGAATTTATATGGCGGGAGAGGCAAAAGGAGGGTGGTGAACGCAGAGGGTAAGGGTGGCTGAGATGGAgcatgaaatcaccgaggatgagaagtcgctcggtgcacagGCAGAGTGAAGAAAGGAGAGAGGATATCTTCAACAGAAGCTTGGGGCCACGCGACCACAAGGGTttctgttgcaggggcagtactgagggaacactgcactgtcggaggggccgtcctttggatgagacgttaaaacccgtctgtcctcttaggtggacgtaaaagatcccatggcactatttcgaagtattgcccctccgacagtgcagtgctccctcagtactgcccctccgacagtatagtgctccctcagtactgcacctccgacggtacagtgctccctcagtactgcccctccgacagtgcggcagtccctcagtattgcccctccgacagtgcggcgctccctcagtactgcatctctgacagtgcggcactccctcagtactgcccctccgacagtgcggcactccctcagtactgcacctccgacagtatagtgctccctcagtactgcccctccgacagtgcggcactctctcagtactacccctccgacagtgcggcactccctcagtactgcccctccgacagtgcggcgctccctcagtactgcccgtccgacagtgcggcgctccctcagtactgcccctccgacagtgcgccgctccctcagtactgcccctccgacagtacagtgctccctcagtactgcccctccaacagtgcggcgctccctcagtactgcccctccgacggtacagtgctccctcagtactgcacctccgacagtatagtgctccctcagtactaaccctccaacagtgcagtgctccctcagtactgcccctccgacggtacagtgctccttcagtactacccctccaacagtgcagtgctccctcagtactgcccctccgacggtacagtgctccctcagtactgcacctccgacagtatagtgctccctcagtactacccctccaacagtgcagtgctccctcagtactgcccctccaacagtgcagagctcccccagtaccgcccctccgacgctccctcagtactgcccctccgacagtgcggcactccctcagcactgcactggagtgtccacctagatttatgtgctcaagtccctggagtgggaaagaGACCGAGAGGGCGATAGAAGTAACGTGTTTGGTTGCAGAACAGCGGGCAAACAGCGCACGTGAATGGAGATGGAGGGAGATGGGGTTAGAAAGGGATGGCAGAGATTCGAAGGGACAGGTCCGGGCTGTGCACAGGGGACAGGCAGGAGGTGACGCGGTTCTGAAATGGAAGAACGAGGCTCTGTGGCGAAAGCAGTGTTACCTGAACTTCTCCCGGAGTTTCTGTGCCAGGTCAGACATGATTTTCTGGCAGTCGTCCTGAATGCCCTGGAAGGACGGCATGTGCTGGTACTGGTGCAGCACCGAGCGCGCTTTGCTGTAATATCGCACCGCCTGCCCGTACGCCCCCAGGTCGATGCACTTGTTCAGCCGGGCGGGGAGCTCAAACAGGAACTGGAGTTTCCTCAGCAACGTGTGCACGCCTGAAAGACCAAAGTACAGTCGGTGAGAATGCAGGGATGGGGCTATTGGGTAATGAAGCAGACCGCATCCTGGGTTTGTCAACAGAGGCATCGCGTACAAAAGCCAGGACGTTATTAACGagcagttaggaaggtaaatggtatattggtctccattgcgagaggatttgagtacaggagcaaggatgtcttactacagttatacagggccttggtgagaccgcacctggagtattgtgtgcagttttggtctccttacccaagaaaggatatacttgccatagagggagtgcagcgaaggttcaccagactgattcctgagatggcaggactgttgtatgaggagagattgagtcgactaggcctgtattcactagagtttagaagaatgagaggggatctcattgaaacgtataaaattctgacggggtttgatagactggatgtggggaggatgtttcccccggggctgggaagtctagaacaaggggtcacagtttcaggatacggggtgggaaatttaggcccgagatgaggagaaatgttttcactcagagggtggtgaacctgtggaattctcgaccacagaaggctgtggaggccaaatcactgaatatatttaagagggagacagatagatttccagacacaaaaggcatccgtgggtatggggaaaaagcgggaatatggtgttgagatagagaatcagccatgatcatattgaatggcggtgcaggctcgaagggccgtatggcctactcctgctcatatttcctgTCTATGTTTCAGGAGTCATGCTGCGGCAAAGAGATGGCAAGTTAAGCGGTGCCTTTGAATGAACGAGGGCCACCCTGCCGTGACTGCATACCTGAGAGTTTGGTGATCTGCTGGTGCTGGTCCTGCAGGGTGTTACTGATACGGGCGCTGAATTCAGTAATGGCGGCCATGTTGGTCGCCAGACAATCCATCTCGTCCTCCATCTTCTTGAAGTCATTCTTCATCTTTCTGATGGTGTCTGAAAAGACAGCGTTGAAGAGTTAGTCGGTTGATTGCCATCGACGGGGCAAGAGGGGCTCTACGGCTGGACTCCGCTACCCTCAGTGAATGCACGTGTGAACATCACAGAATGTTACTGGACAGGAGCCCAGCTCTCAAAGAGCAATTTCCTCAGTCAGCCGAGGGTCGCTCCCTCGCCTCCAATTCAACAGGTCAGGATTcaagttgagggagcgccgcattgtcggaggggcagtactgagggagtgccgtactgtcggagggacagtactgagagagcgccgcattgtcggaggggcagtactgagggagcaccacactgtcggaggggccgtactgagagagcgccgcattgtcggaggggcagtactgagggagcaccacactgtcggagggacagtactgagagagcgccgcattgtcggaggggcagtactgagggagcaccacactgtcggaggggcagtactgagggagcgccgcaatgtcggagggacagtactgagggagcaccacactgtcggaggggcagtactgagggagcgccgcaatgtcggaggggcagtactgagggagtgccgtactgtcggaggggcgctactgagggagcgccgcactgtcggagggacggtactgagggagcgccgcacagtcggaggggcagtactgagggagcaccgcactgtcggaggggcagtactgagggagcgccgcacagtcggaggggcagtactgagggagcaccgcactgtcggaggggcagtactgagggagcgccgcactgtcggaggggcggtactgagggagcgccgcactgtcggaggggcggtactgagggagcgccgcactgtcggaggggcagtactgagggagcgccgcactgtcggaggggcagtactgagggagtgccgcactgtcggaggggcagtactgagggagcgccgcaccgtctgctctctcaggtggacgtaaaatgtcccagggcactatttggaagaagagcaggggctttATCCCCGATGACCTGGTACCAATATTactgcctcaatcaacatcactaaaaacagatttttaaaacattcaggggatgtgggcctcgctggccaggcccggcatttattgcccgtccccaatcaccccttgagaaagtggtggtgagccgccttccacaACTGAGTATCTCGCTGAGCCATTTCAgacgggcagttaagagtcacccaccTTGCTGTGGCaccagccagaccaggtaagggcggcagatttccttccctgaaggacattagtgaaccagatgggtttttacaacaatccatagTCACCATaactgacattagctttttattccagatttatttaattaactgaatttatattccccagctgccgtggtgggatttgaactggtgtctccggatcattagtcccggcctctggattactggtcccataacataaccactgtgctaccgtaccccataatcaggtcattatcacattgctgtgtgtgggagcttgctgtgcgcaaattggctgccgcatttcccacattacaacagtgactgcactccaaaaagtacttcattggctgtaaagcgctctgggacgtccCATGGTCGCTATATAAACTAAATCTTTCTTTCCCTTCCCCAAACTCCTTTAATTTTTTctttttcaactatttatccactTCACTTTTAAAAGCTATTACGGAAGCGATTTCCAACACGGTCTGGTCGGGTATTCCATGCCCTACACGTCCACTTACCTCTTTTGGTTGCAATCTTAAATCGAGGCCGTCTAATTACCGACTCGACGACCGGTGCCGAGGGTACTTCTCCCCAGTCTGTGGCAGTAAAGCCCCTCCTAATAACGTGAGGCCGGGCTTGGGGTTGTCAGCACTTCACCCCACAGCCAAATAGCCACGCTGACAAACAAAGGAGGGTCACAGACGGCGGGGCAaattggggagaggaggggggcttACCCGATTGTTAGTTCCTCTGAATATCCCCTACCTGTGGCCGATATAAACTTGTTATAGTTCTCGTAGACCAGCGTCTGCATGTCGCTGTCGAGTGCCCGAATGTGCTTCACCATCTCGGACTCGCTGTCCATCAGCTCTGCCAGCGTGCATTCATTCCTTAACTGCGGCACGAGAAAGGGACAGCGAATACATTAGTTACCCACTGTTACctcatgtattttttctctctctgtgtctccaccaagctcatggtctacagggttgcagtgatacccgccctcctgtatggctcagagacatggaccatgtacagtagacacctcaagtcgctggagaaataccaccaacaatgtctccgcaagatcctacaaatcccccgtgaggacagacgcaccaacgtcagcgtcctcgaccaggccaacatccccagcatcgaagcactgaccacactcgaccagctccgctgggcagggccacattgtccgtatgcccgacacgagacttccaaagcaagcactctactcggaactccttcacggcaaacgagccaaaggtgggcagaggaaacgttacaagggacaccctcaaagcctccctgataaagtgccacatccacaccgacacctgggagtccctgggccaaagaccagtccgccctaagtggaggaagtgcatccaggagggcgctgagcacctcgagtctcgtcgccgagagcgtgcagaaaccaagcgcaggcagcggaaggagcgtgcggcaaaccagtcccaccctccccttccctcaaccactgtctgtcccacctgtgacagggactgtggctctcgtattgggctgttcagccacctaaggactcactttaagagtggaagcaagtcttcctcgattccgagggactgcctatgatgatgatgatggtttccaTTGGCAGCCGgtaattatcccaccattcaccccCTATCcacactcatctttttctaacttctgccattactatCTCAAGTCAGCCCACCATcccatttgtctctctaatctctcctgccttccaccttatcacagaccttcccttttgttctttca
This genomic stretch from Pristiophorus japonicus isolate sPriJap1 chromosome 27, sPriJap1.hap1, whole genome shotgun sequence harbors:
- the vps51 gene encoding vacuolar protein sorting-associated protein 51 homolog, encoding MVLNEPTACCDAVPGLAGWLGGCRGESAGRPLGYPVGRGPDQARLRANSPREKRPPELRNECTLAELMDSESEMVKHIRALDSDMQTLVYENYNKFISATDTIRKMKNDFKKMEDEMDCLATNMAAITEFSARISNTLQDQHQQITKLSGVHTLLRKLQFLFELPARLNKCIDLGAYGQAVRYYSKARSVLHQYQHMPSFQGIQDDCQKIMSDLAQKLREKFRDGGSSAKELAECVELLLQLEEPAEELCDEFLTHAQSRLVEDLTALEDELGPAGPELQGAPLSDILEFTDKGCNGFIGNTCLVIASYQDLFVNRPPAPAEGAGTVARMASAKLVAFVRRLMGRYFGLVERRIRAERGVGDNSLLVRGLDRFHRRLQAVAKLLPASDITAEGTEIVVRAAEERIRQYLQALQSFFADCLTDVRQSLAAPRLLGKDGANLAELLATISAAILNQIKSVLAYVHLFTAKDITFSNKPYFKGEFCSQGVREGLIVNFIKYICHTARQFCETAGEKGATPPGLLLLLSRLCLDYETSTISYILTLTDEQFLGQDHSPVTLVTVLCADAREAAQKLLNHYVKVQGLNVSQMLRKSVETRDWINTIEPRNVRAVMKRVVEDITSIDVQVGLLYEEGVRKAHSSDSSKRTFSVYSSSRQQARYAPSYTPSAPMDTNLLSNIQKLFSERIDIFSPVEFNKVSVLTGIIKISLKTFLECVRLRSFGRYGLQQIQVDCQYLQLYLWRFVSDENLVHFLLDEIVGSTAHRCLDPVTMEQSVIEVICERG